The Coffea arabica cultivar ET-39 chromosome 9e, Coffea Arabica ET-39 HiFi, whole genome shotgun sequence genome has a window encoding:
- the LOC113710405 gene encoding uncharacterized protein isoform X1 has product MLKRSKHLPHPRRKTQSLPFKNVVSAILISGICSNSTNNIAKAAASESENEWESLLKPFDLKQLKKVLSKITPYQLSKFLALPLDVPTSLELFRKASAQKGYCHTFDVYYTLIDKLGAAKEFKALDKLLLQMKEDGIVFRESLFIMIMKHYGRAGLPGQATRLLLDMRKIFSCEPTFKSYSAVLGILVDGNCPKVAVNVFYEMLNKGVSPSVSCFARVIKALCMINEVDSGCSLLRDMTKHGCVPNSIVYQTLIHALSKANRVGDALRLLEEMFLMGCIPDTNTFNDVVTGLCHSSRIHEAAKLVDRMLARGFAPDAITYGVLMHGFCRTDQIDEARALLYRVPNPNIVLFNILIKGFVASGRFDEATALIREGLMNVGLQPDIYTYNILIHGLCQKGCLVSACEVLEEMSIKGCKPNVITYTILIGGYCNEGRLEEANELLIEMSSQGLSLNVVGYNCLVSALCKDGKIQEALETFGDMSRNGYKPDIFTFNSLIFGFCVVDKMEEALSMYRDMLLEGVIANTVTYNTLIHAFLKKGAIHEALKLVNDMLFRGCAPDEYTYSSLLHALCKDGAVEKALGLFEEILRKGVYPNNISCNILINGLCKIGKVQKALEFLREMIHRGLTPDIVAYNTLLNGLCKLGCVREATSLFDKLQFEGISPDPITYNTLISSYCRMGMLNDAHMLLNRGVACGFIPNEVTWHILVRNFVKKGFETCTSSNYNYIKSIMVCYHNMD; this is encoded by the exons ATGCTAAAAAGATCAAAGCATTTGCCTCATCCTCGTCGAAAAACCCAATCTTTACCCTTCAAGAATGTAGTTTCTGCAATTTTGATTAGTGGGATTTGCAGTAATAGTACCAATAATATTGCCAAAGCTGCAGCTTCAGAATCTGAAAATGAATGGGAAAGTTTGCTCAAACCATTTGACCTCAAACAGCTTAAGAAAGTACTCAGTAAAATTACCCCTTATCAGCTTAGCAAGTTTCTGGCTCTTCCTTTGGATGTGCCCACATCCTTGGAGCTATTTCGGAAGGCTAGTGCCCAGAAAGGCTATTGTCACACTTTTGATGTGTACTATACTTTGATTGATAAACTTGGTGCTGCTAAGGAGTTTAAGGCTTTAGATAAACTGTTATTGCAGATGAAGGAGGATGGGATAGTTTTCAGGGAGTCCCTCTTCATTATGATCATGAAGCATTACGGTAGAGCTGGTTTACCTGGTCAAGCCACTAGGTTGCTTTTGGATATGAGGAAGATATTTTCTTGCGAACCAACGTTTAAATCGTATAGTGCTGTGTTGGGAATTCTAGTGGATGGTAATTGTCCTAAAGTTGCTGTTAATGTCTTTTATGAAATGCTTAACAAAGGTGTCTCCCCTAGCGTTTCATGTTTCGCCAGAGTAATAAAAGCGCTATGCATGATTAATGAAGTGGATTCTGGGTGTTCACTTCTGAGAGACATGACGAAACATGGGTGTGTGCCCAATTCTATAGTTTACCAGACATTGATTCATGCACTTTCCAAGGCCAATAGAGTAGGTGATGCCTTGAGGCTTTTGGAGGAGATGTTTCTTATGGGCTGTATACCAGATACCAATACTTTCAATGATGTTGTAACTGGCCTTTGCCATTCCAGTCGAATTCATGAGGCTGCCAAATTGGTTGATCGAATGCTTGCTCGGGGTTTTGCCCCTGATGCTATAACGTATGGAGTTTTGATGCATGGTTTTTGCAGAACAGATCAAATAGATGAAGCCAGGGCCCTGCTATACAGAGTGCCCAATCCCAATATTGTTCTGTTTAACATTTTGATCAAGGGATTTGTGGCCTCTGGTCGTTTTGATGAAGCAACAGCTCTTATCAGGGAGGGCCTGATGAATGTTGGCTTGCAGCCGGATATTTATACATATAACATCTTGATTCATGGCCTTTGCCAAAAGGGTTGTTTGGTGTCAGCTTGTGAAGTTCTTGAGGAGATGTCAATCAAGGGTTGTAAGCCCAATGTGATCACATATACTATTCTGATTGGGGGATACTGTAATGAAGGACGTTTAGAGGAGGCTAATGAACTTTTGATTGAGATGTCATCGCAAGGTCTTAGTTTAAATGTAGTCGGATATAACTGTCTTGTCTCTGCTTTGTGCAAGGATGGAaagatccaggaggcattagaaACTTTTGGTGATATGTCAAGAAATGGATATAAACCAGATATATTTACATTCAACTCTTTAATATTTGGGTTTTGCGTGGTTGATAAGATGGAAGAGGCACTTAGCATGTATCGTGATATGTTGCTTGAGGGGGTTATTGCCAATACTGTTACCTACAACACATTGATACATGCTTTCCTGAAAAAAGGTGCAATCCACGAGGCCCTTAAGCTTGTAAATGATATGTTGTTTAGAGGATGTGCCCCTGATGAGTACACATATAGTAGCCTTCTACATGCACTGTGCAAAGATGGTGCTGTTGAGAAAGCATTGGGACTTTTTGAGGAAATTTTGAGAAAGGGAGTCTATCCTAATAACATATCCTGCAACATTTTAATCAATGGCTTGTGCAAAATTGGCAAGGTACAAAAGGCACTTGAATTTTTAAGAGAGATGATTCATCGTGGATTGACACCTGATATAGTTGCATACAACACTTTGTTAAATGGTCTATGTAAGTTGGGTTGTGTTCGAGAAGCAACAAGCCTTTTTGATAAATTGCAGTTTGAAGGCATTAGTCCGGATCCCATCACGTATAACACTCTTATAAGTTCCTATTGTAGAATGGGCATGCTTAATGATGCCCATATGCTCTTAAATAGAGGCGTGGCCTGTGGATTTATACCTAATGAGGTGACATGGCATATCTTAGTCAGGAACTTTGTGAAAAAGG GGTTCGAAACCTGCACTTCTTCAAATTATAACTATATAAAAAGCATCATGGTTTGCTACCATAACATGGACTGA
- the LOC113710405 gene encoding uncharacterized protein isoform X4: MKEDGIVFRESLFIMIMKHYGRAGLPGQATRLLLDMRKIFSCEPTFKSYSAVLGILVDGNCPKVAVNVFYEMLNKGVSPSVSCFARVIKALCMINEVDSGCSLLRDMTKHGCVPNSIVYQTLIHALSKANRVGDALRLLEEMFLMGCIPDTNTFNDVVTGLCHSSRIHEAAKLVDRMLARGFAPDAITYGVLMHGFCRTDQIDEARALLYRVPNPNIVLFNILIKGFVASGRFDEATALIREGLMNVGLQPDIYTYNILIHGLCQKGCLVSACEVLEEMSIKGCKPNVITYTILIGGYCNEGRLEEANELLIEMSSQGLSLNVVGYNCLVSALCKDGKIQEALETFGDMSRNGYKPDIFTFNSLIFGFCVVDKMEEALSMYRDMLLEGVIANTVTYNTLIHAFLKKGAIHEALKLVNDMLFRGCAPDEYTYSSLLHALCKDGAVEKALGLFEEILRKGVYPNNISCNILINGLCKIGKVQKALEFLREMIHRGLTPDIVAYNTLLNGLCKLGCVREATSLFDKLQFEGISPDPITYNTLISSYCRMGMLNDAHMLLNRGVACGFIPNEVTWHILVRNFVKKGFETCTSSNYNYIKSIMVCYHNMD, encoded by the exons ATGAAGGAGGATGGGATAGTTTTCAGGGAGTCCCTCTTCATTATGATCATGAAGCATTACGGTAGAGCTGGTTTACCTGGTCAAGCCACTAGGTTGCTTTTGGATATGAGGAAGATATTTTCTTGCGAACCAACGTTTAAATCGTATAGTGCTGTGTTGGGAATTCTAGTGGATGGTAATTGTCCTAAAGTTGCTGTTAATGTCTTTTATGAAATGCTTAACAAAGGTGTCTCCCCTAGCGTTTCATGTTTCGCCAGAGTAATAAAAGCGCTATGCATGATTAATGAAGTGGATTCTGGGTGTTCACTTCTGAGAGACATGACGAAACATGGGTGTGTGCCCAATTCTATAGTTTACCAGACATTGATTCATGCACTTTCCAAGGCCAATAGAGTAGGTGATGCCTTGAGGCTTTTGGAGGAGATGTTTCTTATGGGCTGTATACCAGATACCAATACTTTCAATGATGTTGTAACTGGCCTTTGCCATTCCAGTCGAATTCATGAGGCTGCCAAATTGGTTGATCGAATGCTTGCTCGGGGTTTTGCCCCTGATGCTATAACGTATGGAGTTTTGATGCATGGTTTTTGCAGAACAGATCAAATAGATGAAGCCAGGGCCCTGCTATACAGAGTGCCCAATCCCAATATTGTTCTGTTTAACATTTTGATCAAGGGATTTGTGGCCTCTGGTCGTTTTGATGAAGCAACAGCTCTTATCAGGGAGGGCCTGATGAATGTTGGCTTGCAGCCGGATATTTATACATATAACATCTTGATTCATGGCCTTTGCCAAAAGGGTTGTTTGGTGTCAGCTTGTGAAGTTCTTGAGGAGATGTCAATCAAGGGTTGTAAGCCCAATGTGATCACATATACTATTCTGATTGGGGGATACTGTAATGAAGGACGTTTAGAGGAGGCTAATGAACTTTTGATTGAGATGTCATCGCAAGGTCTTAGTTTAAATGTAGTCGGATATAACTGTCTTGTCTCTGCTTTGTGCAAGGATGGAaagatccaggaggcattagaaACTTTTGGTGATATGTCAAGAAATGGATATAAACCAGATATATTTACATTCAACTCTTTAATATTTGGGTTTTGCGTGGTTGATAAGATGGAAGAGGCACTTAGCATGTATCGTGATATGTTGCTTGAGGGGGTTATTGCCAATACTGTTACCTACAACACATTGATACATGCTTTCCTGAAAAAAGGTGCAATCCACGAGGCCCTTAAGCTTGTAAATGATATGTTGTTTAGAGGATGTGCCCCTGATGAGTACACATATAGTAGCCTTCTACATGCACTGTGCAAAGATGGTGCTGTTGAGAAAGCATTGGGACTTTTTGAGGAAATTTTGAGAAAGGGAGTCTATCCTAATAACATATCCTGCAACATTTTAATCAATGGCTTGTGCAAAATTGGCAAGGTACAAAAGGCACTTGAATTTTTAAGAGAGATGATTCATCGTGGATTGACACCTGATATAGTTGCATACAACACTTTGTTAAATGGTCTATGTAAGTTGGGTTGTGTTCGAGAAGCAACAAGCCTTTTTGATAAATTGCAGTTTGAAGGCATTAGTCCGGATCCCATCACGTATAACACTCTTATAAGTTCCTATTGTAGAATGGGCATGCTTAATGATGCCCATATGCTCTTAAATAGAGGCGTGGCCTGTGGATTTATACCTAATGAGGTGACATGGCATATCTTAGTCAGGAACTTTGTGAAAAAGG GGTTCGAAACCTGCACTTCTTCAAATTATAACTATATAAAAAGCATCATGGTTTGCTACCATAACATGGACTGA
- the LOC113710405 gene encoding uncharacterized protein isoform X3, producing MLKRSKHLPHPRRKTQSLPFKNVVSAILISGICSNSTNNIAKAAASESENEWESLLKPFDLKQLKKVLSKITPYQLSKFLALPLDVPTSLELFRKASAQKGYCHTFDVYYTLIDKLGAAKEFKALDKLLLQMKEDGIVFRESLFIMIMKHYGRAGLPGQATRLLLDMRKIFSCEPTFKSYSAVLGILVDGNCPKVAVNVFYEMLNKGVSPSVSCFARVIKALCMINEVDSGCSLLRDMTKHGCVPNSIVYQTLIHALSKANRVGDALRLLEEMFLMGCIPDTNTFNDVVTGLCHSSRIHEAAKLVDRMLARGFAPDAITYGVLMHGFCRTDQIDEARALLYRVPNPNIVLFNILIKGFVASGRFDEATALIREGLMNVGLQPDIYTYNILIHGLCQKGCLVSACEVLEEMSIKGCKPNVITYTILIGGYCNEGRLEEANELLIEMSSQGLSLNVVGYNCLVSALCKDGKIQEALETFGDMSRNGYKPDIFTFNSLIFGFCVVDKMEEALSMYRDMLLEGVIANTVTYNTLIHAFLKKGAIHEALKLVNDMLFRGCAPDEYTYSSLLHALCKDGAVEKALGLFEEILRKGVYPNNISCNILINGLCKIGKGSKPALLQIITI from the exons ATGCTAAAAAGATCAAAGCATTTGCCTCATCCTCGTCGAAAAACCCAATCTTTACCCTTCAAGAATGTAGTTTCTGCAATTTTGATTAGTGGGATTTGCAGTAATAGTACCAATAATATTGCCAAAGCTGCAGCTTCAGAATCTGAAAATGAATGGGAAAGTTTGCTCAAACCATTTGACCTCAAACAGCTTAAGAAAGTACTCAGTAAAATTACCCCTTATCAGCTTAGCAAGTTTCTGGCTCTTCCTTTGGATGTGCCCACATCCTTGGAGCTATTTCGGAAGGCTAGTGCCCAGAAAGGCTATTGTCACACTTTTGATGTGTACTATACTTTGATTGATAAACTTGGTGCTGCTAAGGAGTTTAAGGCTTTAGATAAACTGTTATTGCAGATGAAGGAGGATGGGATAGTTTTCAGGGAGTCCCTCTTCATTATGATCATGAAGCATTACGGTAGAGCTGGTTTACCTGGTCAAGCCACTAGGTTGCTTTTGGATATGAGGAAGATATTTTCTTGCGAACCAACGTTTAAATCGTATAGTGCTGTGTTGGGAATTCTAGTGGATGGTAATTGTCCTAAAGTTGCTGTTAATGTCTTTTATGAAATGCTTAACAAAGGTGTCTCCCCTAGCGTTTCATGTTTCGCCAGAGTAATAAAAGCGCTATGCATGATTAATGAAGTGGATTCTGGGTGTTCACTTCTGAGAGACATGACGAAACATGGGTGTGTGCCCAATTCTATAGTTTACCAGACATTGATTCATGCACTTTCCAAGGCCAATAGAGTAGGTGATGCCTTGAGGCTTTTGGAGGAGATGTTTCTTATGGGCTGTATACCAGATACCAATACTTTCAATGATGTTGTAACTGGCCTTTGCCATTCCAGTCGAATTCATGAGGCTGCCAAATTGGTTGATCGAATGCTTGCTCGGGGTTTTGCCCCTGATGCTATAACGTATGGAGTTTTGATGCATGGTTTTTGCAGAACAGATCAAATAGATGAAGCCAGGGCCCTGCTATACAGAGTGCCCAATCCCAATATTGTTCTGTTTAACATTTTGATCAAGGGATTTGTGGCCTCTGGTCGTTTTGATGAAGCAACAGCTCTTATCAGGGAGGGCCTGATGAATGTTGGCTTGCAGCCGGATATTTATACATATAACATCTTGATTCATGGCCTTTGCCAAAAGGGTTGTTTGGTGTCAGCTTGTGAAGTTCTTGAGGAGATGTCAATCAAGGGTTGTAAGCCCAATGTGATCACATATACTATTCTGATTGGGGGATACTGTAATGAAGGACGTTTAGAGGAGGCTAATGAACTTTTGATTGAGATGTCATCGCAAGGTCTTAGTTTAAATGTAGTCGGATATAACTGTCTTGTCTCTGCTTTGTGCAAGGATGGAaagatccaggaggcattagaaACTTTTGGTGATATGTCAAGAAATGGATATAAACCAGATATATTTACATTCAACTCTTTAATATTTGGGTTTTGCGTGGTTGATAAGATGGAAGAGGCACTTAGCATGTATCGTGATATGTTGCTTGAGGGGGTTATTGCCAATACTGTTACCTACAACACATTGATACATGCTTTCCTGAAAAAAGGTGCAATCCACGAGGCCCTTAAGCTTGTAAATGATATGTTGTTTAGAGGATGTGCCCCTGATGAGTACACATATAGTAGCCTTCTACATGCACTGTGCAAAGATGGTGCTGTTGAGAAAGCATTGGGACTTTTTGAGGAAATTTTGAGAAAGGGAGTCTATCCTAATAACATATCCTGCAACATTTTAATCAATGGCTTGTGCAAAATTGGCAAG GGTTCGAAACCTGCACTTCTTCAAATTATAACTATATAA
- the LOC113710405 gene encoding uncharacterized protein isoform X2 has translation MLKRSKHLPHPRRKTQSLPFKNVVSAILISGICSNSTNNIAKAAASESENEWESLLKPFDLKQLKKVLSKITPYQLSKFLALPLDVPTSLELFRKASAQKGYCHTFDVYYTLIDKLGAAKEFKALDKLLLQMKEDGIVFRESLFIMIMKHYGRAGLPGQATRLLLDMRKIFSCEPTFKSYSAVLGILVDGNCPKVAVNVFYEMLNKGVSPSVSCFARVIKALCMINEVDSGCSLLRDMTKHGCVPNSIVYQTLIHALSKANRVGDALRLLEEMFLMGCIPDTNTFNDVVTGLCHSSRIHEAAKLVDRMLARGFAPDAITYGVLMHGFCRTDQIDEARALLYRVPNPNIVLFNILIKGFVASGRFDEATALIREGLMNVGLQPDIYTYNILIHGLCQKGCLVSACEVLEEMSIKGCKPNVITYTILIGGYCNEGRLEEANELLIEMSSQGLSLNVVGYNCLVSALCKDGKIQEALETFGDMSRNGYKPDIFTFNSLIFGFCVVDKMEEALSMYRDMLLEGVIANTVTYNTLIHAFLKKGAIHEALKLVNDMLFRGCAPDEYTYSSLLHALCKDGAVEKALGLFEEILRKGVYPNNISCNILINGLCKIGKVQKALEFLREMIHRGLTPDIVAYNTLLNGLCKLGCVREATSLFDKLQFEGISPDPITYNTLISSYCRMGMLNDAHMLLNRGVACGFIPNEVTWHILVRNFVKKGTQENQTFSGYSNCLF, from the coding sequence ATGCTAAAAAGATCAAAGCATTTGCCTCATCCTCGTCGAAAAACCCAATCTTTACCCTTCAAGAATGTAGTTTCTGCAATTTTGATTAGTGGGATTTGCAGTAATAGTACCAATAATATTGCCAAAGCTGCAGCTTCAGAATCTGAAAATGAATGGGAAAGTTTGCTCAAACCATTTGACCTCAAACAGCTTAAGAAAGTACTCAGTAAAATTACCCCTTATCAGCTTAGCAAGTTTCTGGCTCTTCCTTTGGATGTGCCCACATCCTTGGAGCTATTTCGGAAGGCTAGTGCCCAGAAAGGCTATTGTCACACTTTTGATGTGTACTATACTTTGATTGATAAACTTGGTGCTGCTAAGGAGTTTAAGGCTTTAGATAAACTGTTATTGCAGATGAAGGAGGATGGGATAGTTTTCAGGGAGTCCCTCTTCATTATGATCATGAAGCATTACGGTAGAGCTGGTTTACCTGGTCAAGCCACTAGGTTGCTTTTGGATATGAGGAAGATATTTTCTTGCGAACCAACGTTTAAATCGTATAGTGCTGTGTTGGGAATTCTAGTGGATGGTAATTGTCCTAAAGTTGCTGTTAATGTCTTTTATGAAATGCTTAACAAAGGTGTCTCCCCTAGCGTTTCATGTTTCGCCAGAGTAATAAAAGCGCTATGCATGATTAATGAAGTGGATTCTGGGTGTTCACTTCTGAGAGACATGACGAAACATGGGTGTGTGCCCAATTCTATAGTTTACCAGACATTGATTCATGCACTTTCCAAGGCCAATAGAGTAGGTGATGCCTTGAGGCTTTTGGAGGAGATGTTTCTTATGGGCTGTATACCAGATACCAATACTTTCAATGATGTTGTAACTGGCCTTTGCCATTCCAGTCGAATTCATGAGGCTGCCAAATTGGTTGATCGAATGCTTGCTCGGGGTTTTGCCCCTGATGCTATAACGTATGGAGTTTTGATGCATGGTTTTTGCAGAACAGATCAAATAGATGAAGCCAGGGCCCTGCTATACAGAGTGCCCAATCCCAATATTGTTCTGTTTAACATTTTGATCAAGGGATTTGTGGCCTCTGGTCGTTTTGATGAAGCAACAGCTCTTATCAGGGAGGGCCTGATGAATGTTGGCTTGCAGCCGGATATTTATACATATAACATCTTGATTCATGGCCTTTGCCAAAAGGGTTGTTTGGTGTCAGCTTGTGAAGTTCTTGAGGAGATGTCAATCAAGGGTTGTAAGCCCAATGTGATCACATATACTATTCTGATTGGGGGATACTGTAATGAAGGACGTTTAGAGGAGGCTAATGAACTTTTGATTGAGATGTCATCGCAAGGTCTTAGTTTAAATGTAGTCGGATATAACTGTCTTGTCTCTGCTTTGTGCAAGGATGGAaagatccaggaggcattagaaACTTTTGGTGATATGTCAAGAAATGGATATAAACCAGATATATTTACATTCAACTCTTTAATATTTGGGTTTTGCGTGGTTGATAAGATGGAAGAGGCACTTAGCATGTATCGTGATATGTTGCTTGAGGGGGTTATTGCCAATACTGTTACCTACAACACATTGATACATGCTTTCCTGAAAAAAGGTGCAATCCACGAGGCCCTTAAGCTTGTAAATGATATGTTGTTTAGAGGATGTGCCCCTGATGAGTACACATATAGTAGCCTTCTACATGCACTGTGCAAAGATGGTGCTGTTGAGAAAGCATTGGGACTTTTTGAGGAAATTTTGAGAAAGGGAGTCTATCCTAATAACATATCCTGCAACATTTTAATCAATGGCTTGTGCAAAATTGGCAAGGTACAAAAGGCACTTGAATTTTTAAGAGAGATGATTCATCGTGGATTGACACCTGATATAGTTGCATACAACACTTTGTTAAATGGTCTATGTAAGTTGGGTTGTGTTCGAGAAGCAACAAGCCTTTTTGATAAATTGCAGTTTGAAGGCATTAGTCCGGATCCCATCACGTATAACACTCTTATAAGTTCCTATTGTAGAATGGGCATGCTTAATGATGCCCATATGCTCTTAAATAGAGGCGTGGCCTGTGGATTTATACCTAATGAGGTGACATGGCATATCTTAGTCAGGAACTTTGTGAAAAAGGGTACACAAGAGAATCAAACATTTTCTGGATATTCCAACTGTTTATTTTAG
- the LOC113709607 gene encoding NF-X1-type zinc finger protein NFXL2-like: MATSNTTLLPPLSPPSSDSHSDSGTSSRQHQHTDLSSTIFKSYLELTGHQSSPQHQDLIKIQSFLTSSRSGALSCLICLERIKPTDPTWSCSSRCFAVFHLLCIQSWAHQSSNLAAARAASRAATLNDDTLRWHCPKCRIEYPKSQTPKYYYCFCGKLENPPHDPWILPHSCGEICGRPLTYNCGHECLLLCHPGPCPSCPKLVKTKCYCGAKEDVRRCGFKDFSCKGVCRKTLACGSHRCGEICHDGDCPMCRKKGVYKCQCGKVELERECCERIFRCENPCQKLLGCGRHVCERGCHKGNCGECPLQGKRTCPCGKRVYEGMACDVVVPLCGATCDKLLSCGFHRCPERCHRGPCIETCRTVVTKSSRCGSARKQVILKVIGKMR, encoded by the coding sequence ATGGCGACCTCCAACACTACCCTCCTACCGCCACTTTCTCCACCGTCCTCCGACTCACATTCCGACTCCGGCACCAGTTCCCGCCAGCACCAACACACTGACCTCTCCTCCACCATCTTTAAATCCTACCTAGAACTCACCGGTCACCAATCCTCCCCTCAACATCAAGACCTGATAAAGATCCAATCGTTCCTTACTTCCTCTCGCTCTGGGGCTCTCTCATGCCTCATATGCCTTGAACGGATCAAACCCACCGATCCCACCTGGTCCTGCTCCTCCCGCTGCTTCGCAGTCTTCCACCTCCTCTGTATCCAATCCTGGGCCCACCAATCCTCAAATCTTGCAGCTGCACGGGCTGCCTCACGCGCCGCCACTCTTAACGATGACACCCTCCGCTGGCATTGCCCCAAATGCCGGATCGAGTATCCCAAATCGCAGACCCCCAAGTATTACTATTGTTTTTGTGGAAAACTCGAAAACCCACCTCATGATCCCTGGATTTTACCTCATTCTTGTGGAGAAATCTGTGGTAGGCCGTTGACATACAATTGTGGGCACGAATGCTTGTTGTTGTGTCACCCAGGGCCCTGCCCCTCGTGCCCGAAATTGGTTAAAACCAAGTGTTATTGTGGGGCTAAAGAGGACGTGAGACGTTGCGGGTTTAAGGATTTTTCTTGTAAAGGCGTTTGTAGAAAGACATTAGCTTGTGGAAGCCATAGGTGTGGTGAAATTTGCCATGATGGTGACTGTCCGATGTGTCGCAAAAAAGGGGTTTATAAGTGCCAATGCGGGAAGGTGGAGCTGGAAAGAGAGTGTTGTGAGAGGATTTTTAGGTGTGAAAATCCATGCCAGAAGTTGCTTGGCTGTGGGAGGCATGTTTGTGAGAGAGGGTGTCATAAAGGTAATTGTGGTGAGTGTCCACTCCAGGGGAAGAGGACTTGTCCTTGTGGAAAGAGAGTGTATGAAGGGATGGCTTGTGATGTTGTTGTGCCTCTCTGTGGAGCAACTTGTGATAAGCTGTTGAGCTGTGGATTCCATAGGTGCCCAGAAAGATGTCATCGCGGGCCTTGCATTGAGACTTGCAGGACAGTTGTAACCAAGTCCTCCAGGTGTGGAAGCGCAAGGAAACAGGTAATTCTTAAAGTGATTGGTAAAATGAGATAA
- the LOC113709704 gene encoding uncharacterized protein isoform X2 has protein sequence MKRKRNVNKPFSLVDEWLNECYNAEVSLKRNANSSHTIEQSEELSTNLPFSQAHPANPIHMHSDTTYVNIQTSGNNAHLIRPTFHFMTDPNSNIIRKDHENYTNEVVPVSKHLSSSNVASMHGLDSSHLRTLNQSNHNQLLLTSNIDEVYAHSHSSPSINFTCIPEIHTSHIKSCPQPNDIDLRSSSNRTSSYQDSFNENYNLTVTRLRGISGTANVSTSQPTSSVLPLSAILSHPSAYDLEEKCFEKKNYRRQAYIKWKSKKLRRHGCTKIQHVPALRLERIENCTAATNSALQSDVQSLTQKGKMHPSGRDLLRMAPRHSEKGNKGTN, from the coding sequence atgaaaagaaaaaggaatgtaAATAAACCCTTTAGTTTAGTAGATGAGTGGCTCAATGAATGTTACAATGCTGAGGTTTCATTAAAAAGGAACGCAAATAGCTCTCATACAATAGAACAATCTGAAGAGCTATCAACAAACCTCCCATTTTCTCAGGCTCATCCTGCTAATCCAATCCATATGCATTCTGATACTACATATGTCAATATTCAGACCTCAGGAAATAACGCTCATCTAATTCGTCCCACCTTCCACTTTATGACAGACCCAAATAGTAACATCATTAGGAAGGATCATGAGAATTATACTAATGAAGTTGTCCCTGTTTCTAAACATTTATCCTCTTCCAATGTCGCATCTATGCATGGATTAGATAGTTCTCATTTAAGGACcttaaatcaatcaaatcatAACCAGCTCCTATTAACCTCTAATATTGACGAGGTTTATGCTCACTCTCACAGTTCGCCTTCCATCAATTTTACATGTATCCCTGAAATCCATACTTCTCATATCAAGAGCTGCCCTCAACCTAATGATATTGATCTTAGATCAAGCTCAAATAGAACATCTTCTTATCAAGACAGCTTTAATGAGAACTATAATCTCACAGTCACTCGACTTCGTGGTATAAGTGGAACAGCAAATGTTTCCACTTCTCAACCAACTTCCTCAGTACTACCTCTCTCTGCTATTCTTTCTCATCCTTCTGCATATgatcttgaagaaaaatgcttcGAGAAAAAGAATTATAGAAGACAAGCATACATAAAGTGGAAATCTAAGAAATTACGTAGACATGGTTGCACTAAAATCCAACATGTACCAGCTCTGAGATTGGAAAGGATTGAGAATTGCACAGCTGCTACCAACTCTGCATTACAATCCGATGTACAATCACTAACCCAAAAAG